A part of Salvelinus alpinus chromosome 23, SLU_Salpinus.1, whole genome shotgun sequence genomic DNA contains:
- the LOC139550975 gene encoding uncharacterized protein isoform X4: protein METSQLSDMANLTDYKMDSGETEDQRRLLSESELECDREPFAEYRGTKENIKTSVDEPDEDDESGEVKREEEETHNFETRRNDFSLTQLLNSSSIFGSEPICKVEDLLAQGHLGNSSPSEVTVTQESILEQRIREEVSSDVSTGSCHDLDRDDLSDCLQVEMAIVSSDSEADDQWRSTFASTVNKEEGCDGNAQEVLEKDRAAGEAEKWAKGETGDSPCVLEQPDCPTECEIQDMSSGKFQGLSKIPEDEEEVSQGRTRKVSRSTSASSSASCDPDKKVPQDYCVIQEMKSKNISTEHVDFQGVRKQWRQMEEQTQGEVQVHQPTVRQQGTCQGGHSAMYTPVRNIDRPRRDPEIDSLALGDFQHTQFSPCSEDSGMDDFSYRSLYEDSDNPVEREIRQTIEREENFRREREIAKQSQAGESSAHSKTRPTTLYPGKYGKGLCHEVEEKRKMFESSDPGCRPLRSPNAKTPTVSISTSPSPTPRGATYHEMTAQNVIILEPDSYPTSPRHRTRGSLLSPGPSRYSEWPLETSANVIILETSNLIIRSASEFCLSSASCQETQESTFVNNPFFKLRSRSSMSLVDQEIKMVKQREEEWRRQKSQMQTREKYDTVLVSPNLLDNLSFDKAEVPLKCVSSPSSPSRTRKLDRSTLSCDHRFPESLSPGPRKKNAMAQRWEAGLFVNHEQE from the exons ATGGAGACCAGCCAGCTTTCAGATATGGCGAACCTAACAGACTATAAAATGGATTCTGGGGAAACAGAGGACCAGAGACGCCTGCTTAGCGAAAGCGAGTTAGAATGTGACCGAGAACCTTTCGCAGAATACAGAGGAACAAAAGAGAACATAAAAACGTCAGTGGATGAACCAGACGAAGATGATGAAAGTGGtgaggtgaagagagaggaggaggagactcaCAACTTTGAGACAAGACGAAATGACTTCAGTCTAACACAGTTACTCAACTCCTCAAGTATATTTGGTAGTGAACCCATTTGTAAGGTGGAAGACCTGCTTGCACAAGGTCACCTGGGCAACTCTTCTCCATCAGAAGTGACGGTGACACAAGAGTCCATCTTGGAGCAGCGCATCCGAGAGGAGGTCTCCTCAGATGTCTCAACAGGGTCCTGTCACGACCTTGACCGAGACGACCTGAGTGACTGTCTCCAGGTAGAAATGGCCATCGTGTCATCAGATAGCGAGGCTGACGACCAGTGGAGGTCCACTTTTGCCTCTACAGTCAACAAGGAGGAAGGTTGTGATGGAAATGCTCAAGAGGTGCTCGAGAAGGACAGAGCCGCAGGGGAGGCAGAGAAGTGGGCCAAGGGTGAAACTGGAGATAGTCCTTGCGTTCTTGAACAACCCGATTGCCCGACAGAATGCGAGATCCAAGACATGTCCTCTGGCAAGTTCCAGGGCTTATCCAAAATTCCAGAGGATGAAGAAGAGGTCAGCCAAGGCAGGACTCGCAAAGTGAGTCGTTCTACATCTGCAAGCTCTTCTGCAAGCTGTGACCCCGACAAGAAGGTTCCTCAAGACTACTGTGTGATACAAGAAATGAAGAGCAAGAACATTAGTACAGAGCATGTGGACTTCCAGGGGGTTCGGAAGCAGTGGCGCCAAATGGAGGAGCAGACCCAAGGAGAGGTCCAGGTCCACCAGCCCACTGTCAGACAGCAGGGGACGTGCCAGGGAGGTCACAGCGCCATGTACACACCCGTCAGGAACATTGACCGACCCAGGAGGGACCCCGAAATTGACAGCCTTGCCCTTGGTGACTTTCAACACACTCAGTTCAGCCCATGTTCAGAAGACTCAGGTATGGATGACTTCAGCTACAGGTCACTTTACGAGGACTCAGACAACCCTGTCGAACGGGAGATACGACAGACCATAGAGCGTGAGGAGAACTTCAGGCGTGAAAGAGAGATTGCCAAACAGAGTCAAGCTGGAGAATCATCTGCACATTCCAAAACCCGACCAACTACTCTCTACCCCGGCAAGTACGGCAAAGGCCTTTGCCATGAGGTGGAAGAGAAACGGAAGATGTTTGAGTCTAGTGATCCCGGATGCAGGCCTTTGAGGTCTCCCAACGCAAAGACCCCAACCGTCTCCATATCTACCTCCCCATCGCCCACACCAAGGGGTGCAACCTACCATGAGATGACCGCCCAAAATGTTATCATCCTGGAGCCGGACTCCTACCCCACCAGCCCGAGGCACCGCACCCGGGGATCCTTGCTATCTCCGGGGCCCAGCAGGTACAGTGAGTGGCCCTTGGAGACGTCAGCCAATGTCATCATTTTGGAGACGTCCAACCTGATCATCCGGAGTGCCTCTGAGTTCTGCCTGAGCTCGGCCTCCTGCCAGGAGACCCAGGAGAGCACATTTGTCAACAACCCCTTCTTCAAGCTGCGCTCGCGGAGCTCCATGTCCCTGGTGGACCAGGAGATTAAGATGGTgaagcagagggaggaggagtggaggaggcagAAGAGCCAGATGCAGACCAGGGAGAAGTACGACACCGTCCTGGTGTCCCCCAACCTCCTTGATAACCTGAGCTTTGATAAAGCAG AAGTGCCACTGAAATGTGTGTCTTCCCCTTCATCACCATCAAGGACTCGAAAGCTGGACCGCTCCACCCTGTCATGTGACCATAGG TTCCCAGAATCCCTCTCCCCAGGACCAAGGAAAAAGAATGCCATGGCTCAGAGATGGGAGGCAGGACTATTTGTCAACCATGAACAAGAGTAA
- the LOC139550975 gene encoding uncharacterized protein isoform X1, producing the protein MQIDNSNRDPPHTPTETQICSLSKSNLNYSRRVAAWLSSPLVSVVQIICRRLGKLEMISFWLLCWRLLRATAGVKTIKGNEVIEGCSASDTPQEKEKEQESHSGAIAMETSQLSDMANLTDYKMDSGETEDQRRLLSESELECDREPFAEYRGTKENIKTSVDEPDEDDESGEVKREEEETHNFETRRNDFSLTQLLNSSSIFGSEPICKVEDLLAQGHLGNSSPSEVTVTQESILEQRIREEVSSDVSTGSCHDLDRDDLSDCLQVEMAIVSSDSEADDQWRSTFASTVNKEEGCDGNAQEVLEKDRAAGEAEKWAKGETGDSPCVLEQPDCPTECEIQDMSSGKFQGLSKIPEDEEEVSQGRTRKVSRSTSASSSASCDPDKKVPQDYCVIQEMKSKNISTEHVDFQGVRKQWRQMEEQTQGEVQVHQPTVRQQGTCQGGHSAMYTPVRNIDRPRRDPEIDSLALGDFQHTQFSPCSEDSGMDDFSYRSLYEDSDNPVEREIRQTIEREENFRREREIAKQSQAGESSAHSKTRPTTLYPGKYGKGLCHEVEEKRKMFESSDPGCRPLRSPNAKTPTVSISTSPSPTPRGATYHEMTAQNVIILEPDSYPTSPRHRTRGSLLSPGPSRYSEWPLETSANVIILETSNLIIRSASEFCLSSASCQETQESTFVNNPFFKLRSRSSMSLVDQEIKMVKQREEEWRRQKSQMQTREKYDTVLVSPNLLDNLSFDKAEVPLKCVSSPSSPSRTRKLDRSTLSCDHRFPESLSPGPRKKNAMAQRWEAGLFVNHEQE; encoded by the exons ATGCAGATCGATAATTCCAACCGagacccaccacacacacccacagaaacTCAAATATGTTCACTCTCCAAATCAAACCTGAATTACTCGCGACGGGTGGCCGCATGGTTGAGTTCTCCACTTGTCAGTGTAGTTCAAATAATATGTAGGCGCCTGGGTAAATTAGAGATGATATCATTCTGGTTGCTCTGTTGGAGACTGCTG AGAGCCACAGCTGGAGTGAAGACGATAAAGGGGAATGAAGTGATTGAGGGCTGCAGTGCTAGCGACACTCcacaagaaaaagaaaaagaacaaGAATCCCACTCTGGGGCCATAGCCATGGAGACCAGCCAGCTTTCAGATATGGCGAACCTAACAGACTATAAAATGGATTCTGGGGAAACAGAGGACCAGAGACGCCTGCTTAGCGAAAGCGAGTTAGAATGTGACCGAGAACCTTTCGCAGAATACAGAGGAACAAAAGAGAACATAAAAACGTCAGTGGATGAACCAGACGAAGATGATGAAAGTGGtgaggtgaagagagaggaggaggagactcaCAACTTTGAGACAAGACGAAATGACTTCAGTCTAACACAGTTACTCAACTCCTCAAGTATATTTGGTAGTGAACCCATTTGTAAGGTGGAAGACCTGCTTGCACAAGGTCACCTGGGCAACTCTTCTCCATCAGAAGTGACGGTGACACAAGAGTCCATCTTGGAGCAGCGCATCCGAGAGGAGGTCTCCTCAGATGTCTCAACAGGGTCCTGTCACGACCTTGACCGAGACGACCTGAGTGACTGTCTCCAGGTAGAAATGGCCATCGTGTCATCAGATAGCGAGGCTGACGACCAGTGGAGGTCCACTTTTGCCTCTACAGTCAACAAGGAGGAAGGTTGTGATGGAAATGCTCAAGAGGTGCTCGAGAAGGACAGAGCCGCAGGGGAGGCAGAGAAGTGGGCCAAGGGTGAAACTGGAGATAGTCCTTGCGTTCTTGAACAACCCGATTGCCCGACAGAATGCGAGATCCAAGACATGTCCTCTGGCAAGTTCCAGGGCTTATCCAAAATTCCAGAGGATGAAGAAGAGGTCAGCCAAGGCAGGACTCGCAAAGTGAGTCGTTCTACATCTGCAAGCTCTTCTGCAAGCTGTGACCCCGACAAGAAGGTTCCTCAAGACTACTGTGTGATACAAGAAATGAAGAGCAAGAACATTAGTACAGAGCATGTGGACTTCCAGGGGGTTCGGAAGCAGTGGCGCCAAATGGAGGAGCAGACCCAAGGAGAGGTCCAGGTCCACCAGCCCACTGTCAGACAGCAGGGGACGTGCCAGGGAGGTCACAGCGCCATGTACACACCCGTCAGGAACATTGACCGACCCAGGAGGGACCCCGAAATTGACAGCCTTGCCCTTGGTGACTTTCAACACACTCAGTTCAGCCCATGTTCAGAAGACTCAGGTATGGATGACTTCAGCTACAGGTCACTTTACGAGGACTCAGACAACCCTGTCGAACGGGAGATACGACAGACCATAGAGCGTGAGGAGAACTTCAGGCGTGAAAGAGAGATTGCCAAACAGAGTCAAGCTGGAGAATCATCTGCACATTCCAAAACCCGACCAACTACTCTCTACCCCGGCAAGTACGGCAAAGGCCTTTGCCATGAGGTGGAAGAGAAACGGAAGATGTTTGAGTCTAGTGATCCCGGATGCAGGCCTTTGAGGTCTCCCAACGCAAAGACCCCAACCGTCTCCATATCTACCTCCCCATCGCCCACACCAAGGGGTGCAACCTACCATGAGATGACCGCCCAAAATGTTATCATCCTGGAGCCGGACTCCTACCCCACCAGCCCGAGGCACCGCACCCGGGGATCCTTGCTATCTCCGGGGCCCAGCAGGTACAGTGAGTGGCCCTTGGAGACGTCAGCCAATGTCATCATTTTGGAGACGTCCAACCTGATCATCCGGAGTGCCTCTGAGTTCTGCCTGAGCTCGGCCTCCTGCCAGGAGACCCAGGAGAGCACATTTGTCAACAACCCCTTCTTCAAGCTGCGCTCGCGGAGCTCCATGTCCCTGGTGGACCAGGAGATTAAGATGGTgaagcagagggaggaggagtggaggaggcagAAGAGCCAGATGCAGACCAGGGAGAAGTACGACACCGTCCTGGTGTCCCCCAACCTCCTTGATAACCTGAGCTTTGATAAAGCAG AAGTGCCACTGAAATGTGTGTCTTCCCCTTCATCACCATCAAGGACTCGAAAGCTGGACCGCTCCACCCTGTCATGTGACCATAGG TTCCCAGAATCCCTCTCCCCAGGACCAAGGAAAAAGAATGCCATGGCTCAGAGATGGGAGGCAGGACTATTTGTCAACCATGAACAAGAGTAA
- the LOC139550975 gene encoding uncharacterized protein isoform X3 → MGNTTRNGGGERATAGVKTIKGNEVIEGCSASDTPQEKEKEQESHSGAIAMETSQLSDMANLTDYKMDSGETEDQRRLLSESELECDREPFAEYRGTKENIKTSVDEPDEDDESGEVKREEEETHNFETRRNDFSLTQLLNSSSIFGSEPICKVEDLLAQGHLGNSSPSEVTVTQESILEQRIREEVSSDVSTGSCHDLDRDDLSDCLQVEMAIVSSDSEADDQWRSTFASTVNKEEGCDGNAQEVLEKDRAAGEAEKWAKGETGDSPCVLEQPDCPTECEIQDMSSGKFQGLSKIPEDEEEVSQGRTRKVSRSTSASSSASCDPDKKVPQDYCVIQEMKSKNISTEHVDFQGVRKQWRQMEEQTQGEVQVHQPTVRQQGTCQGGHSAMYTPVRNIDRPRRDPEIDSLALGDFQHTQFSPCSEDSGMDDFSYRSLYEDSDNPVEREIRQTIEREENFRREREIAKQSQAGESSAHSKTRPTTLYPGKYGKGLCHEVEEKRKMFESSDPGCRPLRSPNAKTPTVSISTSPSPTPRGATYHEMTAQNVIILEPDSYPTSPRHRTRGSLLSPGPSRYSEWPLETSANVIILETSNLIIRSASEFCLSSASCQETQESTFVNNPFFKLRSRSSMSLVDQEIKMVKQREEEWRRQKSQMQTREKYDTVLVSPNLLDNLSFDKAEVPLKCVSSPSSPSRTRKLDRSTLSCDHRFPESLSPGPRKKNAMAQRWEAGLFVNHEQE, encoded by the exons ATGGGGAACACAACCCGAAATGGTGGAGGCGAG AGAGCCACAGCTGGAGTGAAGACGATAAAGGGGAATGAAGTGATTGAGGGCTGCAGTGCTAGCGACACTCcacaagaaaaagaaaaagaacaaGAATCCCACTCTGGGGCCATAGCCATGGAGACCAGCCAGCTTTCAGATATGGCGAACCTAACAGACTATAAAATGGATTCTGGGGAAACAGAGGACCAGAGACGCCTGCTTAGCGAAAGCGAGTTAGAATGTGACCGAGAACCTTTCGCAGAATACAGAGGAACAAAAGAGAACATAAAAACGTCAGTGGATGAACCAGACGAAGATGATGAAAGTGGtgaggtgaagagagaggaggaggagactcaCAACTTTGAGACAAGACGAAATGACTTCAGTCTAACACAGTTACTCAACTCCTCAAGTATATTTGGTAGTGAACCCATTTGTAAGGTGGAAGACCTGCTTGCACAAGGTCACCTGGGCAACTCTTCTCCATCAGAAGTGACGGTGACACAAGAGTCCATCTTGGAGCAGCGCATCCGAGAGGAGGTCTCCTCAGATGTCTCAACAGGGTCCTGTCACGACCTTGACCGAGACGACCTGAGTGACTGTCTCCAGGTAGAAATGGCCATCGTGTCATCAGATAGCGAGGCTGACGACCAGTGGAGGTCCACTTTTGCCTCTACAGTCAACAAGGAGGAAGGTTGTGATGGAAATGCTCAAGAGGTGCTCGAGAAGGACAGAGCCGCAGGGGAGGCAGAGAAGTGGGCCAAGGGTGAAACTGGAGATAGTCCTTGCGTTCTTGAACAACCCGATTGCCCGACAGAATGCGAGATCCAAGACATGTCCTCTGGCAAGTTCCAGGGCTTATCCAAAATTCCAGAGGATGAAGAAGAGGTCAGCCAAGGCAGGACTCGCAAAGTGAGTCGTTCTACATCTGCAAGCTCTTCTGCAAGCTGTGACCCCGACAAGAAGGTTCCTCAAGACTACTGTGTGATACAAGAAATGAAGAGCAAGAACATTAGTACAGAGCATGTGGACTTCCAGGGGGTTCGGAAGCAGTGGCGCCAAATGGAGGAGCAGACCCAAGGAGAGGTCCAGGTCCACCAGCCCACTGTCAGACAGCAGGGGACGTGCCAGGGAGGTCACAGCGCCATGTACACACCCGTCAGGAACATTGACCGACCCAGGAGGGACCCCGAAATTGACAGCCTTGCCCTTGGTGACTTTCAACACACTCAGTTCAGCCCATGTTCAGAAGACTCAGGTATGGATGACTTCAGCTACAGGTCACTTTACGAGGACTCAGACAACCCTGTCGAACGGGAGATACGACAGACCATAGAGCGTGAGGAGAACTTCAGGCGTGAAAGAGAGATTGCCAAACAGAGTCAAGCTGGAGAATCATCTGCACATTCCAAAACCCGACCAACTACTCTCTACCCCGGCAAGTACGGCAAAGGCCTTTGCCATGAGGTGGAAGAGAAACGGAAGATGTTTGAGTCTAGTGATCCCGGATGCAGGCCTTTGAGGTCTCCCAACGCAAAGACCCCAACCGTCTCCATATCTACCTCCCCATCGCCCACACCAAGGGGTGCAACCTACCATGAGATGACCGCCCAAAATGTTATCATCCTGGAGCCGGACTCCTACCCCACCAGCCCGAGGCACCGCACCCGGGGATCCTTGCTATCTCCGGGGCCCAGCAGGTACAGTGAGTGGCCCTTGGAGACGTCAGCCAATGTCATCATTTTGGAGACGTCCAACCTGATCATCCGGAGTGCCTCTGAGTTCTGCCTGAGCTCGGCCTCCTGCCAGGAGACCCAGGAGAGCACATTTGTCAACAACCCCTTCTTCAAGCTGCGCTCGCGGAGCTCCATGTCCCTGGTGGACCAGGAGATTAAGATGGTgaagcagagggaggaggagtggaggaggcagAAGAGCCAGATGCAGACCAGGGAGAAGTACGACACCGTCCTGGTGTCCCCCAACCTCCTTGATAACCTGAGCTTTGATAAAGCAG AAGTGCCACTGAAATGTGTGTCTTCCCCTTCATCACCATCAAGGACTCGAAAGCTGGACCGCTCCACCCTGTCATGTGACCATAGG TTCCCAGAATCCCTCTCCCCAGGACCAAGGAAAAAGAATGCCATGGCTCAGAGATGGGAGGCAGGACTATTTGTCAACCATGAACAAGAGTAA
- the LOC139550975 gene encoding uncharacterized protein isoform X2, translated as MQIDNSNRDPPHTPTETQICSLSKSNLNYSRRVAAWLSSPLVSVVQIICRRLGKLEMISFWLLCWRLLRATAGVKTIKGNEVIEGCSASDTPQEKEKEQESHSGAIAMETSQLSDMANLTDYKMDSGETEDQRRLLSESELECDREPFAEYRGTKENIKTSVDEPDEDDESGEVKREEEETHNFETRRNDFSLTQLLNSSSIFGSEPICKVEDLLAQGHLGNSSPSEVTVTQESILEQRIREEVSSDVSTGSCHDLDRDDLSDCLQVEMAIVSSDSEADDQWRSTFASTVNKEEGCDGNAQEVLEKDRAAGEAEKWAKGETGDSPCVLEQPDCPTECEIQDMSSGKFQGLSKIPEDEEEVSQGRTRKVSRSTSASSSASCDPDKKVPQDYCVIQEMKSKNISTEHVDFQGVRKQWRQMEEQTQGEVQVHQPTVRQQGTCQGGHSAMYTPVRNIDRPRRDPEIDSLALGDFQHTQFSPCSEDSGMDDFSYRSLYEDSDNPVEREIRQTIEREENFRREREIAKQSQAGESSAHSKTRPTTLYPGKYGKGLCHEVEEKRKMFESSDPGCRPLRSPNAKTPTVSISTSPSPTPRGATYHEMTAQNVIILEPDSYPTSPRHRTRGSLLSPGPSRYSEWPLETSANVIILETSNLIIRSASEFCLSSASCQETQESTFVNNPFFKLRSRSSMSLVDQEIKMVKQREEEWRRQKSQMQTREKYDTVLVSPNLLDNLSFDKAEVPLKCVSSPSSPSRTRKLDRSTLSCDHRFYR; from the exons ATGCAGATCGATAATTCCAACCGagacccaccacacacacccacagaaacTCAAATATGTTCACTCTCCAAATCAAACCTGAATTACTCGCGACGGGTGGCCGCATGGTTGAGTTCTCCACTTGTCAGTGTAGTTCAAATAATATGTAGGCGCCTGGGTAAATTAGAGATGATATCATTCTGGTTGCTCTGTTGGAGACTGCTG AGAGCCACAGCTGGAGTGAAGACGATAAAGGGGAATGAAGTGATTGAGGGCTGCAGTGCTAGCGACACTCcacaagaaaaagaaaaagaacaaGAATCCCACTCTGGGGCCATAGCCATGGAGACCAGCCAGCTTTCAGATATGGCGAACCTAACAGACTATAAAATGGATTCTGGGGAAACAGAGGACCAGAGACGCCTGCTTAGCGAAAGCGAGTTAGAATGTGACCGAGAACCTTTCGCAGAATACAGAGGAACAAAAGAGAACATAAAAACGTCAGTGGATGAACCAGACGAAGATGATGAAAGTGGtgaggtgaagagagaggaggaggagactcaCAACTTTGAGACAAGACGAAATGACTTCAGTCTAACACAGTTACTCAACTCCTCAAGTATATTTGGTAGTGAACCCATTTGTAAGGTGGAAGACCTGCTTGCACAAGGTCACCTGGGCAACTCTTCTCCATCAGAAGTGACGGTGACACAAGAGTCCATCTTGGAGCAGCGCATCCGAGAGGAGGTCTCCTCAGATGTCTCAACAGGGTCCTGTCACGACCTTGACCGAGACGACCTGAGTGACTGTCTCCAGGTAGAAATGGCCATCGTGTCATCAGATAGCGAGGCTGACGACCAGTGGAGGTCCACTTTTGCCTCTACAGTCAACAAGGAGGAAGGTTGTGATGGAAATGCTCAAGAGGTGCTCGAGAAGGACAGAGCCGCAGGGGAGGCAGAGAAGTGGGCCAAGGGTGAAACTGGAGATAGTCCTTGCGTTCTTGAACAACCCGATTGCCCGACAGAATGCGAGATCCAAGACATGTCCTCTGGCAAGTTCCAGGGCTTATCCAAAATTCCAGAGGATGAAGAAGAGGTCAGCCAAGGCAGGACTCGCAAAGTGAGTCGTTCTACATCTGCAAGCTCTTCTGCAAGCTGTGACCCCGACAAGAAGGTTCCTCAAGACTACTGTGTGATACAAGAAATGAAGAGCAAGAACATTAGTACAGAGCATGTGGACTTCCAGGGGGTTCGGAAGCAGTGGCGCCAAATGGAGGAGCAGACCCAAGGAGAGGTCCAGGTCCACCAGCCCACTGTCAGACAGCAGGGGACGTGCCAGGGAGGTCACAGCGCCATGTACACACCCGTCAGGAACATTGACCGACCCAGGAGGGACCCCGAAATTGACAGCCTTGCCCTTGGTGACTTTCAACACACTCAGTTCAGCCCATGTTCAGAAGACTCAGGTATGGATGACTTCAGCTACAGGTCACTTTACGAGGACTCAGACAACCCTGTCGAACGGGAGATACGACAGACCATAGAGCGTGAGGAGAACTTCAGGCGTGAAAGAGAGATTGCCAAACAGAGTCAAGCTGGAGAATCATCTGCACATTCCAAAACCCGACCAACTACTCTCTACCCCGGCAAGTACGGCAAAGGCCTTTGCCATGAGGTGGAAGAGAAACGGAAGATGTTTGAGTCTAGTGATCCCGGATGCAGGCCTTTGAGGTCTCCCAACGCAAAGACCCCAACCGTCTCCATATCTACCTCCCCATCGCCCACACCAAGGGGTGCAACCTACCATGAGATGACCGCCCAAAATGTTATCATCCTGGAGCCGGACTCCTACCCCACCAGCCCGAGGCACCGCACCCGGGGATCCTTGCTATCTCCGGGGCCCAGCAGGTACAGTGAGTGGCCCTTGGAGACGTCAGCCAATGTCATCATTTTGGAGACGTCCAACCTGATCATCCGGAGTGCCTCTGAGTTCTGCCTGAGCTCGGCCTCCTGCCAGGAGACCCAGGAGAGCACATTTGTCAACAACCCCTTCTTCAAGCTGCGCTCGCGGAGCTCCATGTCCCTGGTGGACCAGGAGATTAAGATGGTgaagcagagggaggaggagtggaggaggcagAAGAGCCAGATGCAGACCAGGGAGAAGTACGACACCGTCCTGGTGTCCCCCAACCTCCTTGATAACCTGAGCTTTGATAAAGCAG AAGTGCCACTGAAATGTGTGTCTTCCCCTTCATCACCATCAAGGACTCGAAAGCTGGACCGCTCCACCCTGTCATGTGACCATAGG TTTTACAGGTGA